One Aethina tumida isolate Nest 87 chromosome 5, icAetTumi1.1, whole genome shotgun sequence genomic window carries:
- the LOC109600082 gene encoding 60S ribosomal protein L37 isoform X1 yields MTKGTSSFGKRRNKTHTLCRRCGRSSYHIQKSQCAQCGYPSAKMRSYNWSIKAKRRKTTGTGRLRHLKIVRRRFRNGFREGGKAIKKTEK; encoded by the exons ATG ACTAAGGGTACATCAAGCTTTGGTAAACGCCGCAATAAGACACACACTTTGTGCAGAAGATGTGGTAGATCATCTTACCACATCCAAAAGTCGCAATGTGCCCAGTGCGGCTATCCCTCCGCCAAAATGCGCTCat aCAACTGGTCTATTAAGGCTAAAAGGAGGAAGACCACTGGAACTGGTCGTCTCCGCCACTTGAAAATTGTCCGCAGGCGTTTCCGCAACGGATTCCGTGAGGGCGGCAAAGCTATtaagaaaactgaaaaatag